One Paramisgurnus dabryanus chromosome 10, PD_genome_1.1, whole genome shotgun sequence genomic region harbors:
- the LOC135740985 gene encoding cytoskeleton-associated protein 2 has product MEQVVRKSNKENTKPPCDSRKQAISSVVSKQKILSKSVPFQSKPDLKEDNSGREKDARPKINTKDANPTRRQTISQAFRTQQSVRTRKLVEEVQKPPSTVLQKSKPGTYKGRVVQSKIDCFRKPSTDVKTAEKKVISKPDVAKPKTELSKVRSKSVTSLPASTRPALNSAFSYRTKSVSDFTEKPLQRSVSQKPIPPKVPAPTCPAGRQQVRPPRPAPLTTGRSVASKPIASKRNEAVVQGAKPKPAVATTERNVRRPVTSTLSQYRVQMETADERRAKLAEWLASKGKMLKRPPVPETATNSRKPATQLKSGPKAASIAQPAPVNKPVSVSLAPGVKMDRQKDDTKIQKGPSCRSSNIMNTTLDLLDNSDMDLPVDPEINMESLVINLCDKLEAMETPSACEDNTNEVGKADALTGENTVEEQETDKGFEILEEEELDEEENITEADIKHEDKETKEKKPNVSEDDDSEEEMEGASIVKYNVKTTPYLQSVRKRIECESAPGSGSRHKSTIKDLKFLTPVRRSTRIQRKSSRLPGMLNDHDTCVSSLAELVQLDDADASAYIYRKNPALLEDLPDQPGDFGNVCS; this is encoded by the exons ATGGAGCAAGTAGTAAGAAAG AGTAACAAGGAGAACACCAAACCACCTTGTGACTCAAGAAAGCAGGCCATCAGCAGTGTTgtgtcaaaacaaaaaatattaagcaAATCAGTACCTTTTCAATCTAAGCCTGACCTAAAGGAGGATAATTCTGGAAGGGAGAAGGATGCTAGACCGAAGATCAACACTAAGGATGCCAACCCAACTAGGCGGCAGACCATAAGTCAGGCTTTCCGTACCCAGCAGTCTGTGCGAACCAGAAAGCTTGTGGAAGAAGTGCAAAAACCACCATCTACTGTACTCCAGAAATCCAAACCTGGTACATATAAAGGCCGTGTGGTACAGTCGAAAATCGACTGCTTCAGAAAACCCAGCACTGATGTGAAGACCGCAGAAAAGAAAGTGATCTCAAAGCCAGATGTGGCCAAACCGAAAACCGAATTGTCTAAAGTTCGATCCAAGTCCGTCACTTCCCTGCCAGCCTCCACTAGACCCGCACTCAATTCTGCATTTTCATATAGAACCAAATCTGTGTCCGATTTTACTGAAAAACCACTCCAGAGGTCCGTGTCCCAAAAACCGATTCCTCCAAAGGTTCCGGCCCCTACCTGTCCAGCAGGTCGCCAACAGGTGCGTCCTCCCAGGCCGGCCCCTCTAACCACAGGGCGCTCGGTCGCCAGCAAACCCATTGCCTCAAAGAGGAATGAAGCGGTGGTACAGGGGGCAAAACCTAAACCTGCTGTGGCAACCACTGAACGGAACGTGCGCAGGCCTGTCACGAGTACGCTCAGCCAGTATAGAGTGCAAATGGAGACTGCTGATGAGAGAAG AGCAAAACTTGCAGAGTGGCTGGCATCAAAAGGCAAGATGTTGAAGAGACCTCCAGTCCCAGAAACGGCAACCAATTCACGCAAACCCGCAACACAGCTTAAATCTGGACCAAAAGCTGCTAGCATTGCCCAGCCTGCGCCTGTTAACAAGCCGGTGTCCGTTTCACTGGCCCCTGGAGTGAAAATGGACCGCCAAAAGGATGACACTAAAATCCAAAAGGGACCCTCCTGCAGATCAAGTAATATTATGAATACCACACTGGACTTGCTTGACAACAGTGATATGGATCTGCCGGTTGACCCGGAAATAAACATGGAATCT TTGGTCATCAACTTGTGTGATAAATTGGAGGCAATGGAAACACCCTCAGCGTGTGAAGATA ACACAAATGAGGTTGGTAAAGCTGATGCGCTGACTGGTGAAAACACGGTGGAGGAGCAGGAAACTGATAAAGGGTTTGAAATTTTGGAAGAGGAAGAACTAGACGAagaggaaaacattacagagGCTGACATTAAGCATGAAGATAAGGAAACCAAAGAGAAGAAGCCAAATGTGAGTGAAGATGACGATAGTGAGGAGGAAATGGAAGGGGCATCCATTGTGAAGTACAATGTAAAAACAACTCCATATTTACAAAG TGTGAGAAAGCGAATCGAATGTGAATCCGCACCAGGCAGCGGCTCACGCCACAAGAGCACCATCAAAGACCTGAAGTTCCTCACTCCTGTGCGAAGATCAACACGAATCCAGCGTAAGTCCTCACGTCTGCCAGGTATGCTGAACGACCACGACACGTGTGTCTCCTCTTTGGCTGAGCTCGTGCAACTGGACGATGCAGATGCAAGTGCGTACATCTACAGAAAAAACCCTGCTCTCCTGGAGGATCTTCCTGATCAGCCTGGAGACTTTGGAAATGTTTGCAGTTAA